A window of the Lactuca sativa cultivar Salinas chromosome 7, Lsat_Salinas_v11, whole genome shotgun sequence genome harbors these coding sequences:
- the LOC111883725 gene encoding (S)-coclaurine N-methyltransferase, with protein MSNLLQVPYNATVKLMLTSLERNLLPDAVIRRLTRLLVAGRLRNCFKPTSQEQLQDLMAFVHSLEEMPIAVKTEDAKTQHYELPTSFFKLVLGKNFKYSCCYFRDKLSTLEDAEVAMLELYCEKAQLKDGHTVLDVGCGWGSLIIYIAKKFSNCKVTGICNSVTQKAHIEDQCGKLSLQNVEIIVADISTFEMEGSYDRIFSIEMFEHMKNYKDLLKKISNWMKEDAFLFVHFFCHKTYAYHFEDVSEDDWITRYFFSGGTMPSANLLLYFQDDVSVVDHWLVNGKHYAQTSEEWLKRMDKNMASIKPIMESTYGKDSAVKWTVYWRTFFISVAELFGYNNGEDWMVTHYLFKKK; from the exons ATGAGCAACTTACTACAGGTACCCTACAACGCCACCGTGAAGCTGATGCTAACTTCCCTTGAACGCAATCTGCTTCCAGACGCAGTTATACGCAGACTCACTCGTCTCCTTGTAGCCGGGCGTCTTCGAAACTGCTTCAAACCCACttctcaagaacaactccaagACCTTATGGCTTTTGTTCATT CATTAGAAGAAATGCCAATAGCTGTGAAGACAGAAGATGCTAAAACTCAACATTATGAGCTTCCTACCTCTTTCTTCAAACTTGTGCTTGGGAAGAATTTCAAATACAG CTGTTGTTATTTTCGTGACAAGTTGAGCACATTAGAGGATGCTGAGGTGGCAATGTTGGAGCTTTACTGTGAAAAAGCTCAACTGAAAGATGGGCATACTGTTCTTGATGTTGGATGTGGTTGGGgatctttaattatatatattgcTAAAAAGTTTAGTAATTGCAAAGTTACTGGAATTTGCAATTCAGTCACCCAAAAAGCTCACATTGAAGATCAGTGTGG GAAACTTAGTCTGCAGAATGTGGAGATAATTGTGGCAGATATTAGCACATTTGAAATGGAAGGATCATATGACAGGATATTTTCAATTGAAATGTTTGAG CATATGAAAAACTATAAAGATCTTCTCAAGAAGATATCCAACTGGATGAAAGAGGATGCTTTTCTCTTTGTTCATTTCTTCTGCCATAAAACATATGCTTATCACTTTGAG GATGTGAGTGAAGATGATTGGATAACTAGATACTTTTTCAGTGGAGGTACAATGCCTTCAGCAAATCTTCTCCTTTACTTTCAG GATGATGTTTCTGTAGTTGACCACTGGCTTGTGAATGGAAAACATTATGCACAAACAAG TGAAGAGTGGCTAAAGAGAATGGATAAAAACATGGCATCAATAAAGCCGATAATGGAGTCAACATATGGGAAAGATTCAGCAGTCAAATGGACAGTGTATTGGAGAACATTCTTCATTTCAGTTGCTGAATTATTCGGTTACAATAATGGAGAGGATTGGATGGTTACACATTACTTGTTCAAGAAAAAATAA